DNA sequence from the Tissierella sp. MB52-C2 genome:
GAAGATTCATTACAACTAATTAAGGGAATAGTAGAAGAGACAGAAGTTCCCTTAGAGAATATATAGGTATGACTATGATTTGGTTTCTAATAGGTTTAATTGGATTTACTTATTCAATAAATAAGGCAACTTTACACTATGGTTTTAGAAACTTATTATATAGAATGGAGATAGAGAAAGAAGTATTTGAAATAGGAGAGGATATTGAAATTGTTTCCATAATTGAAAATAAAAAACCTCTAACGGTTTCCTTTCTAAAAGTAGAAGAAAAATTCCCTAAAGGATTTAATGTTGGAGGGAATATATATACACTATTTATTATGCCTTATCAAAGGGTGAAAAGAACATATAAGATATTTGGAGAGAAGAGGGGACTTCATAGAATAAAGGATGTAGATTTAGAATTAGGAGATTTTATTGGGTTTAATAAATCAGATCAGAATATAGGAATAGGGAAAAGCCTAATAATACTTCCTAAGAAAATAGACCTTGAAAAGAGTATTACTCCAATAGGGTCATTAAGTGGTGATATTTCAGTGAAAAGATGGATAATCGACGATCCTCTTATGACAATAGGCATAAGAGAATATACTGGAAATGAACCACAAAAGCTTATTCATTGGCCATCAACGGTAAAATATAACAATCTAATGGTCAAGAATTTTGATTTTACCACGGATAACAGCGTTCTCATAGTCTTAAATATTGAGAGCTCCAAACCATATTGGAAGTCAATAGACAGCGAGAGAATAGAGAGAGCTATATCTATTACAAGGGCAGTAATGGAAGAATTTGAAGATTCAAAGACTCATTATGGATTTGCATCTAATGCATATAACTTAAAACCTAATAAGTATATAAAGGGATATTTTTATCATCCAGGGCTGGGTAATAACCATCTTTATCACCTTCTGGAGATATTAGGAAGTATAGGCTATATGGCATCTACCTT
Encoded proteins:
- a CDS encoding DUF58 domain-containing protein — encoded protein: MTMIWFLIGLIGFTYSINKATLHYGFRNLLYRMEIEKEVFEIGEDIEIVSIIENKKPLTVSFLKVEEKFPKGFNVGGNIYTLFIMPYQRVKRTYKIFGEKRGLHRIKDVDLELGDFIGFNKSDQNIGIGKSLIILPKKIDLEKSITPIGSLSGDISVKRWIIDDPLMTIGIREYTGNEPQKLIHWPSTVKYNNLMVKNFDFTTDNSVLIVLNIESSKPYWKSIDSERIERAISITRAVMEEFEDSKTHYGFASNAYNLKPNKYIKGYFYHPGLGNNHLYHLLEILGSIGYMASTFEETLKDIRRKQGNYSTVIVITPKILEEYIEPINFLGKVANKTIVISVDGKHLEDLDKNIIKFRGD